Proteins found in one Bremerella volcania genomic segment:
- the glmS gene encoding glutamine--fructose-6-phosphate transaminase (isomerizing) — protein sequence MCGIVGYVGDHRAADFLLEALRRLEYRGYDSAGIAAVDLNSHIHIVKTAGRIDSLADRLANEMPVGTTGIGHTRWATHGPATQINAHPHPGPHGEIVVVHNGVIENYAALKNRLQQKGYQFKSDTDTEVIAFMLEDGFKQLSIPPGKAPSDEALVGLVQKVLAKLQGTYGVGILFRCRPDLVIAARLGSPLVIGVSEDAHFLASDASPLVGYTDKIVYLTDHQVALIKADSLQIAHRDLGEITHNVEKLEIASGDVELGDFEHYMLKEIFEQPQSIENAMRGRLNLDNATAVFGGLNLTPQELRGVDRILLTACGTSWHAAMVGEYLIEEMARIPVEVEYASELRYRNPPVPRRTLVFGITQSGETADTLAALREMKRKGHPTLAICNVVGSSIAQEADGGIYLHAGPEIGVASTKAYTSQLVVMAMLGLYFGRLNHLSFDQGYRIIRAMQALPDAVRKALTTQDQARKIAEKYQTSNNFLYLGRYFNFPTALEGALKLKEISYIHAEGYPAAELKHGPIALVDENTPSVFIMPQGVVYDKVMSNLQEIKARGGPVIAIASEDDHEIDNYADDVIRIPTVEEFLQPIVSVIPLQFIAYHIALLRGCDVDKPRNLAKSVTVE from the coding sequence ATGTGTGGCATTGTCGGATACGTCGGAGATCACCGGGCAGCAGACTTCCTCCTGGAAGCCCTGCGGCGGCTGGAGTACCGCGGATACGATAGCGCTGGCATCGCGGCCGTCGATCTCAATTCCCACATTCACATCGTGAAAACCGCCGGCCGAATCGACTCACTCGCGGATCGACTGGCCAATGAGATGCCTGTGGGAACGACCGGCATCGGTCATACGCGTTGGGCGACGCACGGCCCCGCGACGCAAATCAATGCCCATCCTCATCCTGGGCCGCATGGCGAAATCGTCGTGGTTCATAATGGCGTGATCGAGAACTACGCGGCGCTGAAGAATCGACTTCAGCAAAAGGGATATCAATTCAAAAGCGACACCGATACCGAAGTGATCGCGTTCATGCTGGAAGATGGCTTCAAGCAGCTCTCGATCCCACCAGGCAAGGCCCCCAGCGATGAAGCGCTTGTGGGACTGGTTCAAAAGGTCCTGGCCAAACTGCAAGGGACGTACGGTGTCGGCATCCTCTTCCGATGTCGGCCTGACCTGGTGATTGCCGCACGGCTTGGCAGTCCGCTGGTAATCGGCGTATCGGAAGACGCCCACTTCCTGGCCAGCGATGCCTCGCCACTGGTGGGCTATACCGACAAGATTGTCTATCTGACCGATCACCAAGTCGCACTGATTAAAGCCGACTCCTTGCAAATCGCTCACCGTGACCTGGGTGAGATCACGCACAACGTCGAGAAGCTCGAAATTGCTTCCGGGGATGTCGAACTGGGTGACTTCGAGCACTACATGCTCAAAGAAATCTTCGAGCAACCCCAGTCGATCGAAAACGCCATGCGGGGTCGTTTGAATCTCGATAACGCAACGGCCGTCTTCGGAGGCCTGAACCTGACCCCCCAGGAACTACGCGGCGTTGACCGGATCCTGCTCACGGCGTGTGGTACCAGTTGGCACGCGGCCATGGTCGGGGAATACCTCATCGAAGAGATGGCCCGGATTCCTGTCGAGGTGGAGTACGCTTCGGAACTTCGTTATCGCAATCCACCGGTACCACGTCGTACGCTCGTGTTTGGCATTACCCAAAGTGGCGAAACGGCCGATACGCTTGCCGCGCTGCGAGAGATGAAACGCAAGGGACATCCAACGCTGGCGATCTGTAACGTGGTAGGAAGCAGTATTGCCCAAGAGGCGGACGGAGGCATCTATCTGCATGCAGGCCCCGAAATCGGCGTGGCTTCCACCAAAGCGTATACCTCGCAACTCGTGGTAATGGCAATGCTTGGTCTTTACTTTGGCCGGCTCAATCACCTCAGCTTCGACCAAGGCTATCGCATCATCCGCGCGATGCAGGCTCTTCCTGATGCCGTTCGCAAAGCACTGACCACCCAGGACCAGGCCCGCAAGATTGCGGAAAAGTACCAGACCTCGAACAACTTCCTCTATCTAGGTCGCTACTTCAACTTCCCCACAGCACTGGAAGGTGCGCTCAAGCTCAAAGAAATCAGCTACATCCACGCCGAGGGTTACCCTGCCGCGGAACTCAAGCACGGACCGATTGCCTTGGTGGATGAGAACACGCCGAGCGTCTTCATCATGCCGCAAGGCGTCGTCTACGACAAAGTGATGAGCAACCTGCAAGAGATCAAAGCTCGCGGCGGCCCGGTGATCGCCATTGCCAGCGAAGACGACCACGAGATCGACAACTACGCCGACGACGTAATCCGCATTCCGACGGTCGAAGAATTCCTGCAGCCGATCGTCTCCGTGATTCCGCTGCAATTCATTGCCTACCACATCGCCCTGCTGCGTGGCTGCGATGTCGACAAGCCGCGAAACCTGGCCAAGAGCGTGACGGTGGAGTAG
- a CDS encoding DUF423 domain-containing protein: protein MVNINFILGSLFGMVAVVGGPVAAPWVQGHFDKQLQAKAVYVSDPHGPEGAKTLEISAIDRQESAQRWQRYQQGVQYCGYYALALIGLGLVGSGGRFQLIGGAGFAVGTLLYAGGLALGALLDMPTLQLAAPIGAMILIIGWGSLLLSAVQRSRATGTEV from the coding sequence ATGGTGAATATCAACTTCATTCTCGGATCGTTATTTGGAATGGTCGCGGTCGTCGGCGGACCGGTGGCCGCGCCGTGGGTGCAAGGGCACTTCGACAAGCAACTTCAAGCGAAAGCGGTCTATGTTTCGGATCCGCACGGCCCGGAAGGAGCCAAGACGCTGGAAATCAGCGCGATCGACCGGCAAGAAAGTGCCCAACGCTGGCAGCGTTACCAACAAGGCGTGCAGTACTGCGGTTATTATGCGCTGGCGTTGATTGGCTTGGGGCTGGTTGGATCAGGCGGTCGTTTTCAACTAATTGGAGGCGCGGGCTTCGCAGTGGGAACGTTGCTATACGCCGGCGGCTTGGCCTTGGGGGCGCTACTTGATATGCCAACCTTGCAGCTAGCAGCGCCCATCGGAGCGATGATCCTGATCATCGGGTGGGGCAGTCTTTTGCTTTCCGCGGTACAACGCAGCAGGGCGACTGGCACTGAAGTCTAA